One Rosa chinensis cultivar Old Blush chromosome 5, RchiOBHm-V2, whole genome shotgun sequence genomic region harbors:
- the LOC112164664 gene encoding glucan endo-1,3-beta-glucosidase 5: protein MLEAAAARVVCLVVICWLTAPRGAEAAIGVNWGTLSFHKLKPSTVVDLLKDNKISKVKLFESDPDCLEALKGSGIQVMLGIPNEMLAFLSSSTDASDLWVRRNVSRYVVKNGVDIRYVAVGNEPFLTSYSGQFQPYVMPALLNLQQSLAKVNLASYVKLVVPCNADAYEAALPSQGAFRPELTQLMTQLVSFLNSNGSPFVVNIYPFLSLYGSSDFPQEYAFFEGTSHSVTDGSAVYNNAFDGNFDTLVAALSKLGYGQMPIVIGEVGWPTDGTISANLTAAMTFNQGLINHVLSNKGTPLRPGAPPVDVYLFGLLDEGAKSTLPGTFERHWGIFSFDGQAKYPLNLGLGSRRLINAKNVEYLPSRWCVANPARDLSAVESHMKLACSVADCTTLSYGGSCNGIGAKGNISYAFNSYYQVQMQHEQSCDFDGLGMVTFLDPSTGECRFLVGVTTSSSTSISQLHHSPAIVWIWILITWRVWIFVE from the exons ATGTtagaagcagcagcagcaaggGTAGTTTGCTTAGTAGTGATTTGCTGGTTGACAGCTCCAAGGGGGGCAGAAGCAGCCATAGGAGTGAACTGGGGGACCTTGTCATTCCACAAGCTCAAGCCTTCCACTGTGGTGGATCTCTTGAAAGACAACAAGATATCCAAGGTGAAGCTTTTCGAGTCAGACCCAGATTGCCTTGAGGCTCTCAAGGGCTCTGGAATTCAGGTCATGCTTGGAATCCCCAATGAGATGTTGGCCTTCTTGAGCTCTTCCACTGATGCCTCTGATTTGTGGGTTCGCCGCAATGTCTCTAGATACGTCGTTAAAAATGGCGTCGATATAAG GTATGTTGCAGTCGGAAATGAGCCATTCCTTACAAGTTACTCGGGTCAATTTCAGCCTTATGTCATGCCTGCATTGCTGAATCTACAACAGTCCTTGGCTAAAGTGAACCTTGCAAGTTATGTGAAGTTAGTGGTACCCTGTAATGCTGATGCCTATGAGGCTGCACTTCCTTCTCAAGGGGCGTTTCGACCTGAACTAACTCAACTTATGACTCAGCTTGTTTCGTTTCTCAACTCAAATGGTTCTCCTTTTGTAGTCAATATTTACCCATTTCTAAGTCTCTATGGAAGCTCAGATTTCCCTCAAGAATATGCATTCTTTGAGGGGACTAGCCATTCTGTCACAGATGGTTCCGCTGTTTACAACAATGCATTTGATGGAAATTTTGACACACTGGTTGCGGCCCTGAGCAAACTGGGATATGGTCAGATGCCTATAGTTATTGGGGAGGTGGGTTGGCCGACAGATGGAACCATCAGTGCAAATCTCACTGCTGCAATGACATTCAACCAAGGCCTCATAAATCATGTTCTAAGTAATAAAGGAACCCCTCTAAGGCCAGGTGCCCCTCCGGTGGATGTATATCTTTTTGGTCTGCTTGATGAAGGGGCAAAGAGCACACTTCCGGGAACCTTTGAAAGGCACTGGGGAATTTTTTCCTTTGATGGCCAGGCTAAGTATCCGTTGAACCTTGGTTTAGGCAGCAGACGATTGATAAATGCAAAGAATGTTGAGTATCTTCCGTCTAGGTGGTGCGTGGCAAACCCAGCAAGGGATTTGTCTGctgtcgaaagccatatgaaaCTTGCCTGTAGTGTTGCAGATTGTACTACACTCAGCTATGGGGGATCATGTAACGGAATTGGTGCAAAGGGAAATATCTCATATGCTTTCAACAGTTACTATCAGGTCCAAATGCAGCATGAACAGAGCTGTGATTTTGATGGGCTTGGTATGGTCACTTTCCTAGACCCTTCAACGGGTGAGTGCAGGTTTCTTGTGGGTGTTACTACATCCAGTTCTACGTCGATTTCTCAACTACATCACAGTCCAGCCATTGTTTGGATTTGGATTCTTATTACATGGAGGGTTTGGATTTTTGTGGAGTAA
- the LOC112164668 gene encoding uncharacterized protein At4g26485 isoform X2 codes for MGREDEEEEEEEEEEYQQERETDDDDDESSASEEEEESESEEKWRKHYSSRHRILLVGEGDFSFSVSLATHFGSARNMVATSLDSQEKICSKYSNAIANVRELEERGCLVLYGVDAKTMSQHYFLSTQRLNKRLVKGFLRNAKLLLKKEGGQIHISHKEGHPYNKWDLVKKAHKIGGLVLTQSVPFCKDDYPGYDNKRAHGTLSDASFHLGDCTTYMFSLA; via the exons ATGGGaagagaagacgaagaagaagaagaagaagaagaagaagaataccaACAAGAAAGGGaaactgatgatgatgatgatgaatcttCAGCttcagaggaagaggaagaatcaGAATCGGAAGAGAAATGGAGAAAGCACTACTCATCCAGGCATAGGATATTGTTGGTCGGAGAAGGAGACTTCTCCTTCTCTGTGTCTTTAGCCACACACTTCGGATCAGCGCGCAACATGGTCGCCACCTCTCTCGATTCCCAGG AGAAGATATGTAGCAAGTACAGTAACGCAATAGCGAATGTGAGGGAGCTTGAAGAAAGGGGATGCTTAGTGCTCTACGGAGTTGACGCCAAGACCATGAGTCAACACTACTTCCTCAGCACTCAGAG GTTGAACAAGAGATTGGTCAAGGGTTTTCTCAGGAATGCTAAACTTCTTTTGAAAAAAGAGGGAGGGCAGATTCATATCTCTCACAAAGAAGGCCATCCTTACAACAAATGGGATTTAGTGAAGAAAGCACACAAGATTGGAGGACTCGTTCTGACCCAATCTGTGCCCTTCTGCAAGGATGACTATCCTGGATATGACAACAAGAGAGCCCATGGTACCCTTTCCGATGCCTCTTTCCACCTTGGGGATTGCACTACTTACATGTTTAGCCTTGCTTAG
- the LOC112164668 gene encoding uncharacterized protein At4g26485 isoform X1, which translates to MGREDEEEEEEEEEEYQQERETDDDDDESSASEEEEESESEEKWRKHYSSRHRILLVGEGDFSFSVSLATHFGSARNMVATSLDSQEKICSKYSNAIANVRELEERGCLVLYGVDAKTMSQHYFLSTQRFDRIVYNFPHVGFLFREDSYCQIQLNKRLVKGFLRNAKLLLKKEGGQIHISHKEGHPYNKWDLVKKAHKIGGLVLTQSVPFCKDDYPGYDNKRAHGTLSDASFHLGDCTTYMFSLA; encoded by the exons ATGGGaagagaagacgaagaagaagaagaagaagaagaagaagaataccaACAAGAAAGGGaaactgatgatgatgatgatgaatcttCAGCttcagaggaagaggaagaatcaGAATCGGAAGAGAAATGGAGAAAGCACTACTCATCCAGGCATAGGATATTGTTGGTCGGAGAAGGAGACTTCTCCTTCTCTGTGTCTTTAGCCACACACTTCGGATCAGCGCGCAACATGGTCGCCACCTCTCTCGATTCCCAGG AGAAGATATGTAGCAAGTACAGTAACGCAATAGCGAATGTGAGGGAGCTTGAAGAAAGGGGATGCTTAGTGCTCTACGGAGTTGACGCCAAGACCATGAGTCAACACTACTTCCTCAGCACTCAGAGGTTCGACAGAATTGTCTACAACTTCCCTCATGTCGGCTTTCTCTTCCGGGAGGATAGCTACTGCCAGATCCA GTTGAACAAGAGATTGGTCAAGGGTTTTCTCAGGAATGCTAAACTTCTTTTGAAAAAAGAGGGAGGGCAGATTCATATCTCTCACAAAGAAGGCCATCCTTACAACAAATGGGATTTAGTGAAGAAAGCACACAAGATTGGAGGACTCGTTCTGACCCAATCTGTGCCCTTCTGCAAGGATGACTATCCTGGATATGACAACAAGAGAGCCCATGGTACCCTTTCCGATGCCTCTTTCCACCTTGGGGATTGCACTACTTACATGTTTAGCCTTGCTTAG
- the LOC112164671 gene encoding DNA-directed RNA polymerases IV and V subunit 4: MSDKGGKGFTLPNGKGVKSTPLKDAPLKDSSAKSKKARNVQFSSQGSKSDKSAPASSKANSGKGGKGDSGIGGKKEQEPLQLKVENELPKGAKCLMDCEAADILQGIQEQMVILSKDPTIKLPVSFDRGLQYTKKSTHYTDPESVRRVLENLKTYGVTDGEICVIANVYPETADEVFALLPSLKARRIMLDDPVNDVLSELAKLKKSA, encoded by the exons ATGTCGGACAAAGGTGGAAAGGGTTTTACTTTGCCCAATGGAAAAGGAGTGAAATCCACTCCTCTCAAGGATG CTCCTCTCAAAGATAGCTCAGCCAAGTCCAAGAAGGCCAGAAATGTTCAGTTTTCTTCTCAAG GTTCAAAATCTGATAAGTCTGCTCCTGCTTCCAGCAAAG CTAATTCGGGAAAGGGAGGAAAAGGAGACAGTGGAATTGGAGGAAAGAAAGAACAAGAGCCACTGCAGCTCAAAGTTGAGAATG AACTGCCTAAGGGTGCCAAATGTCTGATGGATTGTGAGGCTGCGGATATCTTGCAAGGAATACAGGAGCAGATGGTCATACTGTCTAAAGATCCTACAATTAAACTCCCTGT ATCCTTCGATAGGGGACTGCAGTACACCAAAAAAAGCACCCACTATACAGATCCTGAGTCTGTCAGACGAGTTCTTGA GAATCTCAAAACATATGGTGTCACAGACGGCGAG ATATGTGTGATTGCCAATGTGTATCCAGAAACTGCCGATGAAGTTTTTGCTCTACTCCCTTCCTTGAAG GCTAGGAGAATCATGCTCGACGACCCAGTCAATGATGTTTTGAGTGAGCTAGCTAAGCTTAAAAAGTCAGCAtaa
- the LOC112164666 gene encoding protein phosphatase 1 regulatory inhibitor subunit PPP1R8 homolog yields MYGRAGLDRFRKAQSLEPFSVNANAQSSTPAQKPPTGAVQEAGPQHQHLTQIGEGQSSWQPPEWAMDPRPGVYFLQVLKDGQLVDRIPLDRRRNIFGRQSHTCNFVLDHQSVSRQHAVVVPHKNGSIYVIDLGSAHGTFVANERVTKDTPVELEVGQSLRFAASTRTYVLRKNDAALFPRPPMPSEVDLPPPPDPSDEEAVVAYNTLLNRYGLTRSSKLPRPNESANSANKKGDTQHPERASKRIKKARVSFRDQVGGQLVEVVGISDGVDVETEPGPIGVKEGQSLVGKYGSLVQTTVIPKGKEQSSAKEANNSQKGMTEKLQQVLDRVKTAPKGGIYDDLYGESYSGKVGTSWAYPSLSSTASPGKDSDEKPSNANHGTNSGQVDGDEDDLFGD; encoded by the exons ATGTACGGCAGAGCTGGGCTTGATAGATTTAGGAAAGCTCAGTCCTTGGAACCCTTCTCAGTGAATGCCAATGCCCAATCCTCCACTCCAGCTCAGAAGCCCCCCACTGGTGCTGTTCAGGAGGCCGGCCCTCAGCATCAGCATCTGACTCAGATTGGTGAGGGTCAGTCGAGTTGGCAGCCCCCCGAGTGGGCAATGGATCCCCGCCCTGGTGTTTATTTTCTTCAAGTCTTGAAGGATGGTCAACTTGTCGACCGCATTCCTCTTGATAGGCGCCGCAACATCTTTGGTCGCCAATCTCATACTTGTAATTTTGTGCTTGATCATCAGTCTGTTTCCCGCCAGCATGCTGTTGTTGTTCCTCACAAGAATGGAAG CATATATGTAATTGATTTGGGATCTGCGCACGGTACTTTTGTTGCAAATGAACGGGTGACTAAAGACACCCCTGTTGAGCTTGAAGTTGGGCAGTCTTTGCGGTTTGCTGCATCAACTAGAACTTATGTCTTACGAAAGAACGATGCAGCTCTTTTTCCTCGTCCTCCGATGCCTTCCGAGGTTGACCTGCCACCACCACCTGATCCATCTGATGAAGAAGCTGTTGTCGCTTATAATACGCTTCTAAATCGTTATGGTCTGACCAGGTCTAGCAAACTGCCTAGGCCCAATGAGTCAGCTAACTCCGCAAACAAGAAAGGTGACACCCAGCATCCGGAGAGAGCCTCTAAGAGAATTAAGAAGGCAAGAGTATCATTCAGGGATCAAGTTGGAGGACAGTTGGTTGAAGTTGTTGGTATATCAGATGGTGTGGATGTAGAAACAGAACCTGGTCCGATAGGTGTAAAAGAAGGGCAAAGTCTCGTTGGAAAATATGGATCCCTTGTACAGACTACAGTAATTCCCAAAGGGAAGGAGCAATCATCTGCCAAGGAAGCGAATAATTCCCAGAAGGGGATGACTGAAAAATTACAACAAGTCTTAGATAGAGTCAAAACTGCTCCAAAAGGTGGGATATATGATGACCTTTATGGAGAATCTTATTCGGGCAAAGTGGGCACTTCCTGGGCATATCCTTCACTTAGTTCCACTGCCTCTCCAGGTAAAGACTCTGATGAAAAGCCATCGAATGCAAACCATGGAACTAACTCGGGCCAAGTTGATGGTGACGAGGATGATTTATTTGGAGACTGA